A genomic segment from Gracilinanus agilis isolate LMUSP501 chromosome 1, AgileGrace, whole genome shotgun sequence encodes:
- the KANK1 gene encoding KN motif and ankyrin repeat domain-containing protein 1: METRRRLEQEKVIMQVAPGEYRRPRLASFGGLGSTGSLPSFMGSGNHNPAAHPLQNGYQGNGEYSVYSAAAATSSMGSSLRHSPMSSGISTPVTNVSPLHLQHIREQMAIALKRLKELEEQVRTIPVLQVKISVLQEEKRQLASRLKSQRPASQGDAGGMRQRSFSAGNASQLPQLSRGRGGAGGELYIDCEEEEMESVEQSAQRIKEFRQLTAEMQALEKKIQDSSYEAPPELRENGEPPAQERRSVAVGADDSMEDIVARRKEAAVGTETETRDSAVGVTEAMLGVTTEADKEIELQQQTIEALKEKIYRLEVQLKESTYDREMTKLKQELQAAGSRKKVDKACTVQPLVVSRMVEAVVPTRDQMVGLHVDVADACVGTSLQTYSRGVSCKPDGHTKSVGPELPMSRWVVKERVEMRDRCVGSSVETRDQSVGAQTSVCVAGSNTDESLAERAPRLEAKEVRSVACGDCSVLVTVCSPKQQDSRGVNTEPLCLADSSVMAVPQTVSQHTATVWEQADQFTNTEATSLTDSSTNTFLSTLDKQTNTRMVDVRTVAVGEGRVKDVNASTKTRSIGVGTVLSSDSGFDKPSAVKTKDSGVGQINIHENYLVGLKLRNMACGPPQLTVGSAASRRSVGVGDEPVGDLVEGPPSQAPELMTGLDHYIELVQKLLAEQQTLLAENYSELAEAFGEPHSQIGSLNSQLISTLSSINSVMKYTSTEELRNIDFQRQNLDKIAGCLSGRTFTPENPSESACLPDTARSLPVFRELFELAKVRCVFLAVVFFFPVCANSDGTLKSIMKKDGKKESNSTKKNLQFVGINGGYETTSSDDTSSDESSSSESDDECDVLEEEEVEENTQGMAEGQHAVNVESFRSVGVENEIKVQESKAEKVEIRERYELNEKMLSACNLLKNNINDPKALSSKDMRFCLNTIQHEWFRISSQKAAIPAMVGDYIAAFEEVSPEVLQYIINMADGNGNTALHYSVSHSNFDIVKLLLDADVCNVDHQNKAGYTPIMLAALAAVEAEKDMRVVEELFGCGDVNAKASQAGQTALMLAVSHGRIDMVKGLLACGADVNIQDDEGSTALMCASEHGHVEIVKLLLAQPGCNGTLEDNDGSTALSIALEAGHKDIAVLLYAHVNFSKPQSPGTPRLGRKTSPGPTHRGSFD; encoded by the exons ATGGAGACGCGGAGACGACTGGAACAGGAGAAGGTCATCATGCAGGTGGCCCCGGGAGAGTACCGGAGACCCCGCCTGGCCAGTTTTGGGGGTCTGGGCTCCACAggctccctcccctccttcatgGGCTCTGGAAATCACAATCCGGCGGCCCACCCGCTTCAGAATGGCTACCAGGGCAATGGGGAGTACAGTGTTTACAGCGCCGCCGCCGCCACGTCTTCCATGGGGAGCTCGCTCCGGCACAGCCCCATGAGCTCCGGGATTTCCACGCCTGTGACTAACGTGAGCCCGTTGCACCTCCAGCACATCAGAGAACAAATGGCCATCGCCCTGAAACGGCTGAAGGAGCTGGAAGAGCAGGTGAGGACCATTCCGGTGCTGCAGGTCAAGATTTCGGTCCTGCAGGAGGAGAAGAGGCAGCTGGCCTCCCGGCTGAAGAGCCAGAGGCCGGCCTCCCAGGGCGACGCGGGCGGCATGAGGCAGAGGTCCTTCAGTGCGGGGAATGCCTCCCAGCTGCCGCAGCTGTCCCGGGGGCGCGGGGGGGCCGGAGGGGAGCTCTACATCGACTGCgaagaggaggagatggagagcGTGGAGCAGAGCGCCCAGCGGATAAAGGAGTTCCGGCAGCTCACGGCCGAGATGCAAGCCCTGGAGAAGAAGATCCAGGACAGCAGCTACGAGGCCCCCCCGGAGCTCAGAGAAAACGGGGAGCCCCCCGCCCAGGAGCGCAGGTCCGTCGCTGTGGGGGCCGACGACAGCATGGAGGATATCGTGGCACGCCGCAAGGAGGCCGCCGTGGGGACGGAGACAGAAACCAGAGACTCGGCCGTCGGGGTCACTGAAGCGATGCTCGGGGTTACCACCGAAGCGGACAAAGAAATAGAGTTGCAGCAGCAGACCATAGAAGCTCTGAAAGAGAAAATCTACAGGCTCGAAGTCCAGCTCAAGGAAAGCACGTACGACCGGGAGATGACGAAGCTGAAGCAGGAGCTCCAGGCCGCCGGCTCCAGGAAGAAAGTGGACAAAGCCTGCACGGTCCAGCCGCTCGTCGTCAGCAGGATGGTGGAGGCGGTGGTGCCCACCAGAGACCAGATGGTGGGACTCCACGTGGACGTGGCGGATGCCTGCGTGGGGACGTCCCTACAGACATACAGCAGAGGCGTCTCGTGCAAGCCGGACGGCCACACTAAGAGCGTCGGGCCCGAGCTGCCCATGAGCCGCTGGGTCGTGAAGGAGCGCGTGGAGATGCGCGACCGGTGTGTGGGCAGCTCCGTGGAGACGCGCGACCAGAGCGTGGGGGCGCAAACCAGCGTCTGCGTGGCGGGCAGCAACACGGACGAGTCTCTGGCCGAGCGGGCGCCCCGGCTGGAGGCCAAGGAAGTGAGATCTGTGGCTTGTGGGGACTGCTCTGTCCTGGTGACGGTCTGCTCCCCAAAGCAGCAGGACTCCCGGGGCGTGAACACGGAGCCCCTTTGCCTGGCCGACTCCTCCGTCATGGCCGTACCGCAGACCGTGAGCCAGCACACCGCCACCGTATGGGAACAGGCAGACCAGTTCACCAACACGGAGGCAACGTCTCTCACGGACTCCAGCACCAACACTTTCCTAAGCACTTTGGACAAACAGACGAATACCAGGATGGTGGACGTGCGGACGGTGGCGGTTGGGGAAGGCAGAGTCAAGGACGTCAATGCTTCCACCAAGACGCGCTCCATTGGGGTTGGGACGGTGCTCTCCAGTGACTCTGGCTTTGACAAGCCATCCGCTGTGAAGACCAAAGATTCGGGTGTGGGGCAAATAAACATTCACGAGAACTACCTGGTGGGTCTTAAATTGAGGAATATGGCGTGTGGACCCCCGCAATTAACCGTAGGGTCCGCGGCCAGCAGGAGGAGCGTAGGTGTCGGAGATGAACCTGTGGGTGATCTGGTGGAAGGCCCCCCAAGCCAGGCTCCTGAACTGATGACTGGCTTGGATCACTACATCGAACTTGTCCAGAAGCTCTTGGCAGAACAACAGACGCTCTTGGCCGAAAATTATAGCGAACTGGCCGAAGCTTTTGGGGAGCCTCATTCACAGATTGGCTCACTTAACTCTCAGCTCATTAGCACCCTTTCATCCATCAACTCTGTTATGAAATACACCAGTACGGAAGAACTAAGGAATATAGACTTCCAGAGACAGAATCTGGACAAAATTGCAG GGTGCCTCTCTGGTCGGACTTTTACACCTGAGAACCCTTCAGAGTCCGCCTGCCTTCCAGATACAGCTAGGAGCCTGCCCGTGTTCAGAGAGCTGTTTGAGCTGGCCAAGGTCAG ATGTGTGTTCCtggctgttgttttctttttcccagtaTGTGCCAATAGTGACGGTACACTGAAATCTATTATgaagaaagatgggaaaaaaGAGTCCAACAGCACTAAAAAGAATCTTCAGTTTGTCGGCATTAATGGAGG GTACGAAACAACCTCAAGCGATGATACCAGCTCAGATGAAAGTTCTTCTTCCGAGTCAGATGATGAATGTGATGTCctggaagaggaggaggtggaggagaacACTCAGGGAATGGCGGAAGGGCAGCATGCAGTTAATGTTGAAAGTTTCAGGTCCGTCGGTGTGGAAAATGAGATAAAGGTTCAAGAAAGCAAAGCAGAGAAGGTGGAAATCAGAGAGAG GTACGAATTAAATGAAAAGATGTTATCTGCATGTAACCTATTGAAAAATAACATCAATGATCCAAAAGCTCTGTCCAGCAAAGACATG agattCTGCCTCAATACCATCCAGCATGAATGGTTTCGGATATCGAGTCAGAAGGCAGCTATCCCTGCCATGGTTGGAGACTACATTGCTGCTTTTGAGGAAGTCTCCCCTGAGGTCTTGCAGTACATTATCAACATGGCAGATGGCAATGGAAACACAGCCCTCCACTACAGCGTCTCTCACTCCAATTTTGATATTGTGAAGTTACTTTTAGATGCCG ATGTGTGCAATGTAGACCATCAGAACAAAGCCGGCTATACCCCCATCATGCTTGCAGCACTAGCTGCTGTGGAAGCTGAGAAAGATATGAGGGTGGTGGAAGAACTTTTTGGCTGTGGAGATGTGAATGCCAAAGCCAGCCAG GCTGGGCAGACAGCCCTCATGCTTGCAGTCAGTCATGGAAGAATCGACATGGTAAAGGGTCTGCTGGCCTGTGGAGCCGATGTCAACATCCAGGATGATGAGGGCTCGACTGCCCTGATGTGTGCCAGTGAGCATGGGCATGTGGAGATAGTCAAGCTCCTGCTGGCACAGCCTGGATGCAACGGTACCCTCGAGGACAAT GATGGAAGCACCGCACTCTCTATTGCCTTGGAAGCAGGACACAAAGACATAGCTGTTCTTCTTTATGCCCATGTCAACTTCTCCAAACCCCAGTCACCG GGCACACCTAGGCTTGGAAGGAAGACATCTCCTGGGCCTACCCACAGAGGGTCGTTTGATTAG